One segment of Comamonas thiooxydans DNA contains the following:
- a CDS encoding alpha/beta hydrolase: MSTLPLTYLERPAQLDAGRPAWLLVLMHGVGSNEQDLFGLVPYVPPQFHVLSLRAPFAMGMGAYAWFQFTVDADGTRHINVPQEQQARILLQQTVEQAAQQLDIPPERVVLGGFSQGGIMSLSQLLTQPQTLRAALVWHSRLLPEIASLHAPAAAFEGKSAWVSHGTYDNVIPLTSAHAVRDRLASLPLQLSYHEYPGAHEIRPEELRASMQWLQDLTQAVEDVGGEGDQ, translated from the coding sequence ATGAGCACATTGCCTTTGACTTATCTGGAGCGGCCCGCGCAGCTTGACGCCGGCCGGCCTGCCTGGCTGCTGGTGCTCATGCATGGCGTGGGCAGCAATGAGCAGGACCTGTTCGGCCTGGTGCCCTATGTGCCGCCGCAATTTCATGTGCTCAGTCTGCGTGCGCCCTTTGCCATGGGCATGGGCGCTTATGCCTGGTTTCAGTTCACTGTGGATGCCGATGGCACGCGCCATATCAATGTGCCGCAGGAGCAGCAGGCGCGCATCTTGCTGCAGCAGACGGTGGAGCAGGCCGCGCAGCAACTGGACATCCCGCCCGAGCGGGTGGTGCTGGGAGGTTTCAGCCAGGGCGGCATCATGAGTCTGAGCCAGTTGCTGACCCAGCCACAGACCTTGCGTGCCGCACTGGTCTGGCACAGCCGCCTGTTGCCCGAGATCGCGTCGCTGCACGCGCCCGCTGCCGCATTCGAGGGCAAGTCGGCCTGGGTCAGCCACGGCACTTATGACAATGTGATTCCGCTGACCAGCGCCCATGCCGTGCGTGATCGCCTGGCCTCCTTGCCCTTGCAGCTGAGCTATCACGAGTATCCAGGCGCCCATGAGATCCGGCCCGAGGAACTGCGCGCCAGCATGCAGTGGCTGCAGGATCTGACGCAGGCAGTGGAGGACGTCGGGGGCGAGGGCGATCAGTGA
- a CDS encoding phospholipase D family protein, which translates to MQNTQASRPELPLWRGTAAALLIAGLLTGCGLPPLPDRTATQALSAEQALQTRLGQALEPLQQAHPGQSGIHMLADAHDAYAARALLARAAQRTLDVQYYIWRNDTTGHLLLDELLLAADRGVRVRLLLDDGGTGGMDAMLAALDQHPQIEVRLFNPFALRTPKVIGYVTDFARTQRRMHNKSYTADSAATIVGGRNIGDEYFAASDGVLFADLDVVATGSVVGEVAAEFDRYWNSPSAYPAASLLPAMPQQAVDKVYAGLHADVNRPESQAYVQAVGRSRFSTDLLAGRLPLQWAETTLVSDDPAKVLREAAPEDLLLSQLQPVIGKPQQLLEVVSPYFVPTRAGVDAFGLLRQQGVRVRILTNSLEATDVAVVHAGYEKYRKPLLKMGVELYEMRRQIDLRSQPAATGPDMTPRSEPAEKPPKREVPSPAALSGSSATTGSSGASLHAKTFAVDGKQLFVGSFNFDPRSAMLNTEMGVVIKDPALSQQVSTSLDQHLPRMAYKVQLDAQGGLSWTGQNPQPPHEAQTFSADPGTS; encoded by the coding sequence ATGCAAAACACACAGGCCTCGAGACCCGAACTTCCCCTGTGGCGCGGTACGGCGGCCGCCCTGCTGATCGCGGGGCTGCTCACAGGCTGCGGTCTGCCGCCCCTGCCGGATCGCACTGCCACGCAGGCTCTGAGTGCCGAACAGGCCCTGCAAACCCGGCTCGGCCAGGCTCTGGAGCCGCTGCAGCAGGCGCATCCGGGGCAAAGCGGTATTCACATGCTGGCCGATGCCCATGACGCCTATGCCGCCCGCGCCCTGCTGGCCCGGGCCGCGCAGCGCACGCTCGACGTGCAGTACTACATCTGGCGCAACGACACCACAGGTCATTTGCTGCTCGATGAGTTGCTGCTCGCGGCAGACCGCGGCGTGCGCGTACGCCTGCTGCTGGACGATGGCGGCACCGGCGGCATGGACGCCATGCTGGCCGCCCTGGACCAGCATCCGCAGATCGAGGTACGGCTGTTCAATCCCTTCGCGTTGCGCACGCCCAAGGTGATCGGCTATGTAACGGACTTCGCGCGCACCCAGCGGCGCATGCACAACAAGAGCTACACGGCCGACTCCGCCGCCACCATCGTGGGCGGGCGCAATATCGGCGACGAGTACTTTGCTGCCTCCGATGGCGTGCTGTTCGCCGACCTCGATGTGGTGGCCACAGGCTCGGTGGTGGGTGAGGTGGCAGCGGAATTCGACCGTTACTGGAACAGCCCCTCCGCCTACCCGGCAGCCAGCCTGCTGCCCGCCATGCCACAGCAGGCCGTGGACAAAGTCTATGCAGGCCTGCACGCCGATGTGAACCGCCCGGAGTCACAGGCCTATGTGCAGGCCGTGGGCCGCAGCCGCTTCAGCACCGACTTGCTGGCGGGTCGACTGCCGCTGCAATGGGCCGAGACCACCCTGGTCAGCGACGACCCGGCCAAGGTTCTGCGCGAAGCCGCGCCCGAGGACTTGCTGCTGTCCCAGCTCCAGCCGGTGATTGGCAAGCCGCAGCAGTTGCTGGAAGTGGTCTCGCCCTATTTCGTGCCCACCCGGGCCGGGGTCGACGCCTTTGGACTCCTGCGCCAGCAAGGCGTGCGGGTACGCATTCTGACCAACAGCCTGGAGGCCACCGATGTGGCCGTGGTGCACGCGGGCTACGAGAAATACCGCAAGCCGCTGCTGAAGATGGGCGTGGAACTCTACGAGATGCGCCGCCAGATCGATCTGCGCAGCCAGCCCGCTGCCACCGGGCCGGACATGACACCAAGAAGCGAGCCTGCCGAAAAGCCCCCCAAGCGCGAAGTCCCGTCACCTGCCGCGCTGAGCGGCAGCTCTGCCACCACGGGCAGCTCGGGCGCCAGCCTGCATGCCAAGACCTTCGCGGTTGACGGCAAGCAGCTCTTTGTCGGTTCCTTCAACTTCGATCCGCGCTCGGCCATGCTCAACACAGAAATGGGCGTGGTCATCAAAGACCCGGCCTTGAGCCAGCAGGTCAGCACCAGCCTGGATCAGCACCTGCCGCGCATGGCCTACAAGGTGCAACTGGACGCGCAAGGCGGGCTGAGCTGGACGGGCCAGAATCCGCAGCCGCCCCATGAAGCCCAGACCTTCAGTGCCGACCCCGGCACCAGCTAG
- the arfB gene encoding alternative ribosome rescue aminoacyl-tRNA hydrolase ArfB, translating into MSNAAVFELTEADVQWSAVRAQGPGGQNVNKVASAVHLRFDVRASRLPPDVQQRLLALGDSRITTDGVVVIKAQKYRTQEHNLWDGLQRLNALVAMVARPPRPRKPTKPTWGSQQRRLQGKSLRAGIKALRGRVHD; encoded by the coding sequence GTGAGCAATGCCGCCGTCTTCGAGCTGACCGAGGCCGATGTGCAATGGAGCGCCGTGCGCGCTCAAGGCCCGGGCGGCCAGAATGTGAACAAGGTGGCCAGCGCCGTACATCTGCGCTTTGATGTCCGGGCCTCGCGTCTGCCGCCCGATGTGCAGCAGCGCTTGCTGGCTTTGGGCGATTCGCGCATCACCACCGATGGGGTGGTGGTCATCAAGGCGCAAAAATACCGCACCCAGGAGCACAACCTGTGGGATGGGCTGCAGCGCCTCAATGCGCTGGTGGCAATGGTTGCCAGGCCGCCGCGCCCGCGCAAGCCCACCAAGCCGACCTGGGGCTCGCAGCAAAGGCGCCTGCAGGGTAAAAGCCTGCGCGCCGGCATCAAGGCATTGCGCGGGCGGGTGCATGACTGA
- the map gene encoding type I methionyl aminopeptidase yields the protein MKRGKQKVVPIHDATDIYLSRKAGGLAAKVLAMLTPHVQPGVSTEELDKICHDYIVNELKCTPTNVGYYGFPKTVCTSVNHVVCHGIPDAKQVLKDGDIVNVDVAVTTPEGWIGDTSRMYYVGQPSNLARRLVNTTYEALVAGIRAVKPGATLGDVGHAIQTVAQRERFSIVREYCGHGIGKVYHDEPQVLHYGTPGQGLVLQPGMIFTIEPMLNAGKAATRELSDGWTVITNDKSLSAQWEHMVLVTEAGFEVLTPWPEGTGDYPAI from the coding sequence ATGAAGCGCGGCAAACAAAAAGTCGTGCCCATTCATGACGCCACCGACATCTACCTCTCGCGCAAGGCCGGCGGCCTGGCCGCCAAGGTGCTGGCCATGCTCACGCCCCATGTGCAGCCCGGCGTGAGCACCGAGGAGCTGGACAAGATCTGTCACGACTACATCGTCAACGAGCTGAAATGCACGCCCACCAATGTCGGCTATTACGGCTTCCCCAAGACCGTGTGCACCTCCGTCAACCACGTCGTCTGCCACGGCATCCCCGATGCCAAGCAGGTCCTCAAGGACGGAGACATCGTCAATGTCGACGTCGCAGTGACCACGCCCGAAGGCTGGATCGGCGACACCAGCCGCATGTACTACGTGGGCCAGCCCAGCAATCTGGCCAGGCGCCTGGTCAACACCACCTATGAAGCCCTGGTGGCCGGCATCCGCGCGGTCAAGCCCGGAGCCACGCTGGGCGATGTGGGCCATGCCATCCAGACCGTGGCCCAGCGTGAGCGCTTCTCCATCGTGCGCGAGTACTGCGGTCACGGCATCGGCAAGGTCTATCACGACGAACCTCAGGTGCTGCACTACGGCACGCCCGGCCAGGGACTGGTGCTGCAGCCCGGCATGATCTTCACCATCGAACCCATGCTCAACGCCGGCAAGGCCGCCACACGCGAACTGTCTGACGGCTGGACCGTGATCACCAACGACAAATCGCTGTCCGCCCAGTGGGAGCATATGGTGCTGGTGACGGAGGCCGGGTTCGAGGTGCTGACGCCCTGGCCCGAGGGCACAGGCGACTACCCAGCCATCTGA
- a CDS encoding protein-L-isoaspartate(D-aspartate) O-methyltransferase, whose protein sequence is MSERRPPQVPGWIARSVQTGTSAARPPVAPKPLNPLRVAASPVGVGLDSSTVRSRMAQRIGAAGVSNPAVLQAMATVERHRFVDSALVNQAYEDTSLPIGLGQTISKPSIVARMIELLLDSDAARNGQGRVLEIGTGCGYQAAVLSMLTKEVYSIERLRGLHEKARSHLRPMRLSNVHLILGDGMVGFASGAPYAGIISAAGGDVVPQEWCDQLAVGGRLVAPVVVGAGKQALLVIDKSSHGFTQTVLEAVNFVPLKSGIA, encoded by the coding sequence GTGAGCGAGCGTCGTCCGCCTCAGGTGCCGGGCTGGATTGCACGTTCCGTGCAGACAGGCACCAGCGCGGCGCGGCCGCCTGTTGCTCCCAAGCCCCTCAATCCCTTGCGTGTGGCCGCTTCGCCCGTGGGCGTGGGTCTGGATTCCTCCACGGTGCGCTCCCGCATGGCCCAGCGCATCGGTGCGGCCGGCGTCAGCAATCCCGCCGTGCTGCAGGCCATGGCCACGGTGGAGCGCCACCGCTTTGTCGACAGTGCTCTGGTCAACCAGGCCTATGAAGACACCAGCCTGCCTATCGGCCTCGGCCAGACCATCTCCAAGCCCAGCATCGTGGCCCGCATGATCGAGCTGCTGCTCGACTCCGATGCGGCCCGCAACGGGCAAGGGCGCGTGCTGGAGATCGGCACCGGTTGCGGCTACCAGGCGGCCGTGCTGTCCATGCTCACCAAAGAGGTTTATTCGATAGAGCGGCTGCGTGGCCTGCACGAGAAGGCGCGCAGCCATCTGCGCCCCATGCGCCTGTCCAATGTGCATCTGATCCTCGGTGACGGCATGGTGGGTTTTGCCAGTGGCGCGCCCTATGCGGGCATCATCTCCGCTGCCGGCGGTGATGTGGTGCCGCAGGAGTGGTGTGATCAACTGGCGGTGGGCGGGCGTCTGGTGGCTCCGGTCGTGGTGGGTGCGGGTAAGCAGGCACTGCTGGTGATTGACAAGAGTTCACACGGTTTTACGCAGACAGTTTTGGAAGCAGTCAACTTTGTCCCTCTAAAATCGGGGATCGCCTAG
- a CDS encoding SMR family transporter has product MTNYLYLGLAIICEVIATSFLARSEGFSRLGPTAVALVGYAISFYLLSLTLRTVPTGVAYAIWSGVGIVLVSAVAYFWQGQKLDAPALAGMAMIVGGVLVINLFSKTAGH; this is encoded by the coding sequence ATGACAAATTACCTGTATCTGGGCCTGGCCATCATCTGCGAGGTGATTGCCACCTCCTTCCTCGCCAGGTCGGAAGGCTTCTCCAGGCTCGGCCCCACCGCTGTTGCCCTGGTCGGCTATGCGATTTCGTTCTATCTGCTGTCGCTGACACTGCGCACCGTTCCCACAGGCGTGGCTTATGCGATCTGGTCCGGCGTGGGCATCGTGCTGGTCTCGGCCGTTGCCTATTTCTGGCAGGGCCAGAAGCTCGATGCCCCCGCTCTGGCCGGCATGGCCATGATTGTGGGGGGCGTGCTGGTGATCAATCTGTTTTCAAAGACCGCCGGTCACTGA
- a CDS encoding peptidoglycan DD-metalloendopeptidase family protein, producing the protein MLVSRSLGAWGTAVLAGVILAGCAAQANRAPVEDRGQSASSSSTVDVKSLPGAENAGKPGYYTIKPGDTLIRIGLEHGQSWKDIARWSNLDNPNVIEVGQVVRVVPPGREAPAASSGSGRGVAPVVVGGGSAATTTTPVTPPAATATPVPATPATPATSPAPVAKGADDVNFIWPASGSLIAGFDEQRNKGYDISGKAGDPVVAAADGRVVYAGAGLRGYGNLIILKHNNTYLTAYAHNQSLLVKEDQAVKKGQKIAEMGSTDADRVKLHFEVRRQGKPVDPSRYLPSR; encoded by the coding sequence ATGTTGGTATCGCGAAGTCTTGGTGCATGGGGAACGGCCGTGCTGGCAGGTGTCATCCTGGCCGGTTGTGCTGCCCAGGCAAACAGGGCTCCTGTGGAGGATCGCGGACAGTCGGCCTCCTCGTCTTCAACTGTGGACGTCAAGTCGCTGCCCGGCGCTGAAAATGCCGGCAAGCCGGGTTACTACACCATCAAGCCTGGCGACACTCTGATCAGGATTGGTCTGGAACACGGCCAGAGCTGGAAGGACATTGCTCGCTGGAGCAATCTGGACAATCCCAACGTGATCGAAGTCGGTCAGGTGGTGCGCGTGGTGCCGCCAGGACGCGAGGCGCCCGCCGCATCGTCCGGCTCGGGCCGCGGTGTCGCGCCCGTGGTTGTGGGTGGTGGCAGTGCCGCAACGACGACCACACCCGTGACTCCCCCCGCAGCAACTGCAACGCCCGTGCCTGCTACACCGGCCACGCCTGCAACCAGCCCGGCGCCTGTTGCCAAGGGAGCCGATGATGTGAACTTCATCTGGCCTGCCAGCGGCTCGCTGATTGCCGGCTTCGACGAGCAGCGCAACAAGGGCTACGACATCAGCGGCAAGGCCGGTGATCCCGTGGTGGCGGCGGCCGATGGCCGTGTGGTGTATGCCGGTGCCGGCCTGCGTGGCTACGGCAATCTCATCATCCTCAAGCACAACAACACCTATCTGACCGCCTACGCCCACAACCAGTCGCTGCTGGTCAAGGAAGATCAGGCCGTGAAGAAGGGACAGAAGATTGCCGAGATGGGCAGCACCGATGCCGATCGCGTCAAGCTGCACTTCGAAGTGCGTCGCCAGGGCAAGCCTGTCGATCCTTCGCGTTATCTGCCTTCACGTTGA
- a CDS encoding ParD-like family protein — translation MGIVKISDQLHDQIRVSSAALGRSINAQAEHWLRVGQLAEHHPQLNYEGICALLLQQAERELQPASAHEADTVVRRPRPVRLVGGMQ, via the coding sequence ATGGGAATCGTCAAAATTTCAGACCAGTTGCACGACCAGATTCGTGTCTCCAGCGCGGCCCTCGGCCGCTCCATCAATGCCCAGGCCGAGCACTGGCTGCGTGTAGGCCAGTTGGCCGAGCATCACCCCCAGCTCAATTACGAAGGCATCTGCGCCCTGCTGCTGCAACAAGCCGAGCGTGAACTGCAGCCTGCCAGCGCTCATGAGGCCGACACAGTCGTGCGCCGCCCCCGTCCCGTGCGCCTGGTAGGAGGCATGCAATGA
- a CDS encoding alkaline phosphatase yields the protein MFSPLHAPAPERRRFLIASSLATAVGALPAWARATESLTHNPFTLGVASGDPEPDNILIWTRLTAPLDYLGTATAPDLAAQTVHWEVAHDAQFRQAVAHGQTQARAEWGHAVHVQVNGLSPDRWYFYRFRCGDAFSTTARCRTAPAAGADVRKLRLAVASCQRWEHGFYSAWTDVAQASPDLVLFLGDYIYEYAQPAKPDGLARPQPLRTAQTLQDYRDRYALHKSDPHLQAAHAACNWSVIWDDHEVENDYVAQYGRGDSAHFLARRMAAWQAFYENMPLRDSALQRNFQGLALYRSLQWGKLARLHLLDGRQYRDLQACRPEGKASTGTVDPAECPALQDPARSFLGWDQERWLARRLQDDARQRAEATRWSTVVQTTLFAARKHPNGRQSTDSWDGYPQARQRLVRQIAESQPRNSVLLGGDIHQNYVCAIATQADQAPDKANPVIASEFCGTSISSHSGTTQARVDAIVAHNPQVVFARCEERGYSLVEITPQSMSTELRAVSNPLQADSSLYTLARFVVEDRRPGPVKIA from the coding sequence ATGTTTTCTCCTCTTCACGCGCCTGCGCCGGAGCGCCGGCGCTTTCTGATTGCCTCCAGCCTTGCCACGGCCGTGGGTGCCCTGCCCGCCTGGGCCCGAGCCACGGAATCACTGACCCACAACCCATTCACCCTGGGAGTGGCCAGCGGCGACCCGGAACCCGACAACATCCTGATCTGGACACGGCTCACAGCGCCTCTGGACTACCTGGGCACGGCGACCGCGCCAGACCTGGCAGCACAGACCGTGCATTGGGAAGTGGCCCATGATGCCCAGTTCCGCCAGGCCGTGGCCCATGGGCAGACACAGGCCAGGGCAGAATGGGGCCATGCCGTCCATGTGCAGGTCAACGGCCTGAGCCCTGACCGCTGGTATTTCTACCGCTTCCGCTGTGGGGACGCCTTCAGCACCACGGCACGCTGCCGCACCGCCCCGGCGGCCGGCGCCGATGTGCGCAAGCTGCGCCTGGCCGTGGCCTCCTGCCAGCGCTGGGAGCATGGCTTCTACAGCGCCTGGACCGATGTCGCGCAGGCCTCGCCCGATCTGGTGCTGTTCCTCGGCGACTACATCTATGAATATGCGCAACCGGCCAAGCCCGATGGACTGGCGCGTCCACAGCCGCTGCGTACCGCCCAGACCCTGCAGGACTACCGCGACCGCTATGCACTGCACAAGAGCGACCCCCATCTGCAGGCCGCCCATGCCGCGTGCAACTGGTCCGTCATCTGGGACGATCATGAGGTTGAAAACGACTATGTCGCCCAGTACGGACGCGGTGACAGCGCTCACTTTTTAGCAAGGCGCATGGCAGCCTGGCAGGCTTTTTATGAAAACATGCCGCTGCGTGACAGCGCATTGCAGCGCAACTTTCAAGGCCTGGCGCTGTACCGCAGCCTGCAGTGGGGCAAGCTGGCCAGACTGCATCTGCTGGACGGCCGCCAGTACCGCGATCTGCAGGCCTGCCGCCCCGAGGGCAAGGCCAGCACTGGCACCGTGGACCCAGCCGAATGCCCTGCCCTGCAAGATCCGGCACGCAGCTTCCTGGGCTGGGATCAGGAGCGCTGGCTGGCCCGGCGGCTGCAGGACGATGCTCGCCAGAGGGCCGAGGCCACCCGCTGGAGCACCGTGGTGCAGACCACCTTGTTCGCGGCCCGCAAGCATCCCAATGGCCGGCAATCGACCGACAGCTGGGACGGCTACCCTCAGGCCCGCCAACGCCTGGTGCGCCAGATTGCCGAGAGCCAGCCGCGCAACAGCGTGCTGCTCGGTGGAGACATTCACCAGAACTATGTCTGCGCCATTGCAACCCAGGCCGATCAGGCTCCGGACAAGGCCAATCCGGTGATCGCCAGCGAATTCTGCGGCACCTCCATCAGCTCGCACAGCGGCACGACGCAGGCCAGGGTAGATGCCATCGTGGCCCACAACCCCCAGGTGGTTTTCGCACGCTGCGAGGAGCGCGGCTACAGCCTCGTGGAGATCACGCCGCAGTCCATGAGCACCGAGCTGCGCGCCGTGAGCAACCCGCTCCAGGCCGACAGCAGCCTCTATACGCTGGCACGCTTTGTGGTGGAAGATCGCCGCCCCGGCCCTGTGAAGATCGCCTGA
- the surE gene encoding 5'/3'-nucleotidase SurE, which produces MKILICNDDGFQAPGIVALHDALRTVADVEVVAPEHNNSAKSNALTLNAPLYVHQAYNGFRYVNGTPADCVHIALTGLLGYRPDLVVSGINNGANMGDDTIYSGTVGAAMEGYLFGIPSIAFSQVDKGWAELEAAAATARQMVQEMLAQQLIGTAPWLLNVNIPNMPLHALKSVKLCRLGRRHAAEQAIQQQSPRGETMYWIGSAGAAKDDSEGTDFHATAHGHVSMTPLKVDLTDHENLGYWAQTASKLAGPSNTSAAAS; this is translated from the coding sequence ATGAAGATTCTTATTTGCAATGACGACGGCTTCCAGGCCCCTGGCATCGTGGCTTTGCACGATGCGCTGCGCACCGTGGCAGACGTCGAAGTAGTGGCGCCCGAGCACAACAACAGCGCCAAGTCCAATGCGTTGACGCTGAACGCGCCGCTGTATGTGCACCAGGCCTATAACGGCTTTCGCTACGTGAACGGCACGCCCGCAGACTGCGTGCATATCGCGCTGACCGGCCTGCTTGGCTACCGGCCCGATCTGGTGGTCTCGGGCATCAACAACGGCGCCAATATGGGCGACGACACGATTTACTCGGGCACCGTGGGGGCGGCCATGGAAGGCTATCTGTTCGGTATCCCGTCGATTGCCTTCTCGCAGGTTGACAAGGGCTGGGCCGAACTGGAGGCGGCAGCTGCCACGGCCCGTCAGATGGTTCAGGAGATGCTGGCCCAGCAGTTGATCGGTACTGCTCCCTGGCTGTTGAACGTGAATATTCCCAATATGCCGCTGCATGCACTCAAAAGCGTCAAGCTGTGTCGCCTGGGGCGCCGTCATGCGGCAGAGCAGGCCATTCAGCAGCAAAGCCCGCGCGGCGAGACCATGTACTGGATCGGTAGCGCCGGCGCAGCCAAGGATGACTCCGAAGGCACGGACTTCCATGCCACGGCCCATGGCCATGTCTCCATGACGCCGCTCAAGGTCGATCTGACAGATCATGAAAACCTCGGCTATTGGGCGCAGACGGCCAGCAAGCTGGCAGGTCCATCCAACACATCGGCGGCCGCATCGTGA
- a CDS encoding NAD(P)/FAD-dependent oxidoreductase — MENAVNQAEQGEQPVIESREPQARKPQPPRDGHGARIVVVGGGVAGLEVATALGKLKSESIDTVTLVDSDSAHVWKPMLHTIAAGTRDLAQQQTTYLAQATDADFAYQPGEMCGLDREAREILLAPIYAPDGRELVAGRRLAYDKLVIAVGSGANDFGTPGVHEHCFMIDSRRKADAFNQEIRLRMVRCMTSGEQLQVAIVGGGATGVELAAELVQLAESATAYGALGEAAKFRIVLIEAGSRLLPSFPEEISEATRVRLQALGVSVIVGGRVSRATEQGFELANGELIPASLRVWAAGVKAPEFLMQLGLQTTRSNQLLVNDEMQTSDPDIYALGDCASYTLPGKQEALPPTAQVAHQQARYLIETLPHVLERPGAKPVGFAYRDFGALVSLAHYDAYGSLGKFGLFNGGVIRGRMAMLSHIMLYRSHQARLYGFWRGGLLWLIDLMNARLRPSIRLD; from the coding sequence ATGGAAAACGCAGTCAATCAAGCAGAGCAGGGCGAGCAGCCCGTCATCGAATCCCGGGAGCCGCAAGCTCGAAAGCCACAGCCTCCACGCGATGGACATGGGGCCCGCATCGTGGTCGTGGGCGGTGGCGTGGCGGGGCTGGAAGTGGCCACGGCCCTGGGCAAGCTCAAGAGCGAAAGCATCGACACGGTGACGCTGGTGGACAGCGACTCCGCCCATGTCTGGAAGCCCATGCTGCACACGATTGCCGCCGGCACCCGTGATCTGGCCCAGCAGCAGACCACTTATCTTGCCCAGGCCACCGATGCCGACTTTGCCTACCAGCCCGGCGAGATGTGCGGCCTGGACCGTGAGGCACGCGAGATTCTGCTGGCCCCCATCTATGCACCCGATGGTCGCGAACTGGTAGCGGGTCGGCGTCTTGCCTATGACAAGCTGGTGATTGCGGTGGGCAGCGGCGCCAACGACTTCGGCACGCCCGGCGTGCATGAGCATTGCTTCATGATCGACTCGCGGCGCAAGGCCGATGCCTTCAACCAGGAAATCCGGCTGCGCATGGTGCGCTGCATGACCAGCGGGGAGCAGTTGCAGGTTGCCATCGTGGGCGGCGGTGCCACGGGGGTTGAGCTGGCGGCAGAGCTTGTCCAGCTTGCAGAAAGTGCCACGGCCTACGGCGCATTGGGTGAGGCGGCCAAGTTCCGCATCGTGCTGATAGAGGCAGGCTCGCGCTTGCTGCCCAGCTTTCCCGAAGAAATCTCCGAAGCCACGCGAGTGCGGCTGCAGGCCCTGGGCGTTTCCGTGATCGTCGGTGGCCGCGTCAGCCGTGCGACCGAGCAGGGTTTCGAGCTGGCCAATGGCGAGTTGATTCCCGCCAGCCTGCGTGTCTGGGCAGCCGGGGTCAAGGCGCCGGAATTCCTGATGCAGCTGGGTTTGCAGACCACGCGCAGCAATCAGCTGCTGGTCAATGACGAGATGCAGACCAGCGACCCCGATATCTATGCCCTGGGCGACTGTGCCAGCTATACCTTGCCGGGCAAGCAGGAGGCCCTGCCTCCCACAGCCCAGGTGGCCCACCAGCAGGCCCGCTATCTGATCGAGACCCTGCCCCATGTGCTGGAGCGTCCCGGTGCCAAACCCGTAGGCTTTGCCTACCGCGACTTTGGCGCGCTGGTGTCCCTTGCGCATTACGACGCCTATGGCTCGCTGGGAAAGTTCGGCCTGTTCAATGGCGGCGTGATCCGTGGCCGCATGGCCATGCTCAGCCACATCATGCTGTACCGCTCGCATCAGGCGCGGCTTTACGGCTTCTGGCGTGGCGGCCTGCTGTGGCTGATCGACCTGATGAATGCGCGGCTGCGGCCCTCCATCCGCCTGGACTGA
- a CDS encoding NADPH:quinone oxidoreductase family protein — translation MHAWLCTTPTGVETLKWTEQPTPQPGPGQVLLEVKAASLNFPDLLIVQNKYQIKPPLPFVPGSEYAGVVQAVGEGVKHLKVGQHVACLSGTGGFATHTLAPAAMCMPLPADFPFVDAAAFIMTYATSHHALMDRGQLKAGETVLVLGAAGGVGTAAIQIAKAAGARVIAAASTDEKCALCKAQGADVTINYSQGDLREAIKAATDGKGPDVIYDPVGGDFAEPAFRSIAWRGRYLIIGFASGPIPSLPLNLPLLKGASLVGVFWGDFAKREPQNNAAMMQELSQWWAQGRIKPVIDRTMPMSELFAAYERMGSRQVQGKLVLVNA, via the coding sequence ATGCACGCATGGCTCTGCACCACCCCCACCGGCGTCGAAACACTGAAATGGACCGAGCAGCCCACACCGCAGCCCGGCCCCGGCCAGGTGCTGCTGGAAGTCAAGGCTGCCAGCCTGAACTTTCCCGATCTGCTGATCGTGCAGAACAAATACCAGATCAAGCCGCCCCTGCCCTTTGTGCCGGGCTCGGAATACGCCGGCGTGGTGCAGGCCGTGGGCGAAGGTGTCAAACATCTCAAGGTGGGCCAGCATGTGGCCTGTCTTTCGGGCACGGGCGGGTTCGCCACGCATACGCTGGCACCCGCCGCCATGTGCATGCCACTGCCGGCCGACTTCCCCTTTGTCGATGCCGCCGCCTTCATCATGACCTATGCCACCTCCCACCATGCACTCATGGACCGAGGTCAGCTCAAGGCCGGAGAGACCGTACTCGTGCTGGGCGCGGCGGGCGGCGTGGGCACGGCAGCCATACAGATCGCAAAGGCGGCCGGTGCCCGGGTGATTGCAGCTGCCTCCACCGACGAAAAATGTGCGCTGTGCAAGGCGCAAGGTGCGGACGTCACCATCAACTACAGCCAGGGCGATCTGCGTGAAGCCATCAAGGCAGCGACAGACGGCAAGGGACCCGACGTGATCTACGATCCCGTGGGCGGCGATTTTGCCGAACCTGCCTTCCGCTCCATTGCCTGGCGCGGCCGCTATCTGATCATCGGCTTTGCCTCCGGCCCCATCCCCTCGCTGCCGCTGAACCTGCCTTTGCTCAAGGGCGCTTCCCTGGTCGGCGTGTTCTGGGGCGACTTCGCCAAGCGCGAGCCTCAGAACAATGCCGCCATGATGCAGGAGCTGTCGCAATGGTGGGCCCAGGGCAGGATCAAGCCCGTGATCGACCGCACCATGCCCATGAGCGAGCTGTTCGCCGCCTACGAACGCATGGGCTCGCGCCAAGTACAAGGCAAGCTGGTGCTGGTCAACGCGTAA